Proteins encoded within one genomic window of Brassica rapa cultivar Chiifu-401-42 chromosome A09, CAAS_Brap_v3.01, whole genome shotgun sequence:
- the LOC103839048 gene encoding stress-associated endoplasmic reticulum protein 2 isoform X2 — MTTSKRLADRKIEKFDKNITKRGFVPETTTKKGKDYPVGPILLGFFVFVVIGSSLFQIIRTATSGGMA, encoded by the exons ATG ACAACTTCAAAGAGGCTCGCAGACAGGAAGATTGAGAAGTTTGACAAGAACATAACTAAAAGAGGTTTTGTTCCTGAGACCACCACCAAGAAGGGCAAGGATTACCCTGTTGGACCCATTCTCCTCGGCTTCTTTGTCTTCGTCGTCATTGGCTCAT CTCTCTTCCAGATCATCAGGACCGCAACTAGCGGAGGCATGGCATAA
- the LOC103839045 gene encoding squamosa promoter-binding-like protein 11 — translation MDCNMRSPLLWDWENLIISNPSNDKKQLTNTTSEWEIEKGEGIESLFPCLDGLQRVSNDSTTSFWHTTSVSKSSQSTSTNSSSPIIKQTKLASENSPGDSCSNIDFVQVKTSTAVESDLCLKLGKRTYSGRDVSPVSTKLLPPCVVTRKKSKFCGQSSMQVPRCQVDGCDLDLSSAKDYHRKHRVCETHSKCPKVTVSGVERRFCQQCSRLHAVSEFDEKKRSCRIRLSHHNARRRKSQGVFPFNPERVYDQRQHTNVVWGTTCDTKPTQRESGFTLSFQRGNGSKEEQLFASSNHSLSAYQTSGGFSAGKNKFQLGVGEYSEVLHQSQDFHRAFSLLSTSSGPLVHPHAQQPLSLLFSFDGVPK, via the exons ATGGACTGTAACATGAGATCTCCGTTGCTGTGGGACTGGGAGAATCTGATCATCTCCAATCCTTCAAATGACAAAAAGCAGCTTACTAATACTACTAGTGAGTGGGAAATTGAGAAAGGTGAAGGAATTGAATCTTTATTTCCCTGTTTGGATGGCCTCCAGAGAGTTAGTAATGACTCTACCACCAGTTTCTGGCACACCACTTCTGTATCAAAAAGCTCACAGTCAACCTCCACCAACTCATCATCTCCCATAATCAAACAAACCAAGCTTGCATCAGAAAATTCCCCTGGAGATTCTTGCAGCAACATAGATTTTGTCCAGGTGAAGACATCCACAGCTGTTGAATCAGACCTTTGTTTAAAACTTGGAAAGCGGACGTACTCTGGTAGAGACGTTTCACCCGTTTCTACGAAGCTGTTGCCTCCTTGTGTTGTTACTCGGAAGAAATCTAAGTTCTGTGGTCAGAGCAGCATGCAAGTCCCTCGTTGCCAAGTTGATGGATGTGATCTGGATCTCTCATCTGCTAAGGACTATCATCGTAAGCATAGAGTCTGTGAAACCCATTCAAAGTGCCCCAAAGTTACTGTGAGTGGCGTGGAACGACGATTCTGCCAACAGTGTAGCAG GTTGCATGCCGTCTCTGAGTTTGATGAGAAGAAACGAAGCTGTCGCATACGTCTTTCTCATCATAATGCAAGGCGTCGCAAGTCACAAGGAGTCTTTCCATTTAATCCAGAGAGAGTGTATG ATCAAAGACAGCATACAAATGTTGTGTGGGGTACCACTTGTGATACAAAGCCAACACAGAGGGAAAGTGGCTTTACCTTGAGCTTCCAGAGAGGCAATGGATCTAAGGAAGAGCAGTTGTTTGCTAGTAGCAACCACTCTTTATCTGCGTATCAAACCTCAGGCGGGTTCTCAGCAGGGAAGAACAAGTTTCAACTTG GTGTGGGAGAATACTCAGAAGTCCTCCATCAATCTCAAGATTTCCACCGTGCTTTCTCTCTTCTGTCAACTTCTTCTGGTCCCCTGGTTCACCCACATGCACAGCAACCACTGTCTCTACTTTTTTCATTTGATGGTGTACCAAAATAG
- the LOC103839046 gene encoding stress-associated endoplasmic reticulum protein 2, whose amino-acid sequence MTTSKRLADRKIEKFDKNITKRGFVPETTTKKGKDYPVGPILLGFFVFVVIGSSLFQIIRTATSGGMA is encoded by the exons ATG ACAACTTCAAAGAGGCTCGCAGACAGGAAGATTGAGAAGTTTGACAAGAACATTACTAAAAGAGGTTTTGTTCCCGAGACCACCACCAAGAAGGGCAAAGATTACCCCGTTGGACCCATCCTCCTCGGCTTCTTTGTCTTCGTCGTCATTGGCTCCT CTCTCTTCCAGATCATCAGGACTGCAACTAGTGGAGGCATGGCATAA
- the LOC103839047 gene encoding F-box only protein 6 has product MEEELAMLKQFIGQLQELLHNGSHPPSSPPSSSSSSSSFIVLHNPHYHNRWCSPFTEETSTDDSCDILMAPGKRPPGIFNMLETVKQPVKRSRKDKKNQGKSSTEGDGNMDQEIWQEFPHDLFESVVSRLPIPKFFQFRAVCRKWNALIDSDSFSRCCTDLPQTIPWFYTITHENVNSGQLYDPSSEKWHHPIIPSLPKKTIVLPMASAGGLVCFLDIGHRNFYVSNPLTKSFRELPARSFKVWSRVAVGMTLNGNSTSDGYKVLWVGCEGEYEVYDSLSNVWTKRGTIPSNIKLPVLLNFKSQPVAIQTTLYFMLTEPEGILSYDMVSGKWKQYVIPGPPDLSDLTLAECGERLMLVGLLTKNAATCVCIWELQKMTLLWKEVDRMPNIWCLEFYGKHVRMNCLGNKGCLMMLSLRSRQMNRLITYNAVTREWSKVPGCTVPRGRKRLWIACGTAFHPSPTARA; this is encoded by the exons ATGGAAGAAGAGCTTGCCATGCTCAAACAGTTCATCGGGCAGCTTCAAGAGCTCTTGCACAACGGCTCTCATCCTCCTTCTTCAcctccctcttcctcttcttcttcgtcctcGTTTATAGTTCTACACAACCCTCACTATCACAACCG ATGGTGTTCGCCCTTTACTGAGGAAACTTCTACTGATGATTCTTGTGATATTCTAATGGCTCCTGGAAAGAGGCCTCCTGGGATCTTCAACATGTTAGAGACTGTCAAGCAACCTGTCAAGCGATCTCGAAAAGACAAGAAGAATCAAGGAAAATCATccactgaaggagatggaaaCATGGATCAAGAAATCTGGCAGGAGTTTCCTCATGATCTCTTCGAATCTGTTGTCTCCAGACTTCCCATCCCCAAGTTTTTCCAGTTCCGTGCAGTTTGTCGTAAATGGAACGCTCTCATTGATTCAGACAGCttctcccgctgctgcaccgaCCTCCCTCAGACCATCCCATGGTTCTACACCATAACCCACGAGAATGTCAACTCGGGACAACTCTACGACCCTTCTTCCGAGAAATGGCACCATCCCATTATCCCTTCACTTCCCAAGAAGACTATTGTCTTGCCTATGGCATCCGCGGGAGGTTTAGTGTGCTTCCTCGACATTGGCCATCGAAACTTCTACGTGAGCAACCCTCTGACAAAGTCTTTCAGAGAGCTGCCAGCGAGGTCGTTCAAGGTGTGGTCTCGTGTTGCAGTAGGAATGACTCTTAACGGAAACTCCACCAGCGATGGCTACAAGGTCTTGTGGGTTGGATGCGAAGGAGAGTACGAGGTTTACGATTCCTTGAGCAACGTATGGACCAAACGAGGGACCATCCCGTCCAACATAAAGCTCCCTGTGCTTCTCAACTTCAAGTCGCAGCCGGTGGCGATCCAAACCACGCTTTACTTCATGTTAACGGAGCCCGAAGGGATACTGTCCTACGACATGGTCTCAGGGAAGTGGAAGCAGTACGTCATACCGGGTCCACCGGACCTGAGCGACCTCACGCTAGCGGAGTGCGGGGAGAGGTTGATGCTGGTGGGTCTTCTGACGAAAAACGCTGCCACGTGCGTGTGCATATGGGAGCTGCAGAAGATGACGCTGCTGTGGAAGGAGGTTGACAGAATGCCAAACATATGGTGCTTGGAGTTTTACGGAAAGCACGTGAGGATGAATTGTCTAGGCAACAAAGGTTGTCTGATGATGTTGTCCTTGAGGTCCAGACAGATGAACCGTCTGATTACCTACAATGCTGTTACTAGGGAGTGGAGCAAGGTCCCTGGCTGTACCGTTCCTCGTGGGAGAAAGAGGCTTTGGATCGCTTGCGGAACAGCGTTCCATCCCTCCCCTACGGCTAGGGCTTGA
- the LOC103839042 gene encoding squamosa promoter-binding-like protein 10 isoform X2, with translation MDCNMTSPLWDWDHFLMSNPSKPDNDKRQPSSEWGIEKGEGIESIFPSFERVSSGGSTTGFSTNSSSPIFRHANLPSETSPGDSFSNIDFVQVKTSTAESDLCLKLGKQTYSEDFWGRSNNEVSAVSVKLLAPSVVARKKSKPYGQSSMQVPRCQVDGCELDLSSAKDYHRKHRVCETHSKCPKVTVGGLERRFCQQCSRLHAVSEFDEKKRSCRKRLSHHNARRRKPQGVFPLNPERNCNGRQHPNMLWNGLSLNTVPDEKYVWSPSYDTKPTQMESGFTLSFQRGRGPEEHLYAGSSRSFSTFQTSGGFSAGRSNSQLPGKGVGEY, from the exons ATGGACTGCAACATGACATCTCCGTTGTGGGACTGGGATCATTTCCTCATGTCCAACCCCTCAAAGCCTGACAATGACAAAAGACAGCCATCTTCTGAGTGGGGAATTGAGAAAGGTGAAGGAATTGAATCTATATTTCCCTCTTTCGAGAGAGTCAGTAGTGGCGGCTCTACCACCGGCTTCTCCACCAACTCATCATCTCCCATATTCAGACACGCCAACCTCCCATCAGAAACTTCCCCTGGAGATTCTTTCAGCAACATAGACTTTGTCCAGGTGAAGACATCCACAGCTGAATCAGACCTTTGTTTGAAACTTGGAAAGCAGACCTACTCTGAAGACTTTTGGGGTAGAAGCAACAATGAGGTTTCAGCCGTTTCTGTGAAGCTATTGGCTCCTTCTGTTGTTGCTCGGAAGAAATCCAAACCGTATGGTCAGAGCAGCATGCAAGTCCCTCGTTGCCAAGTTGATGGATGTGAACTGGATCTCTCATCTGCTAAGGATTATCACCGCAAGCATAGAGTCTGCGAAACCCATTCAAAGTGCCCAAAAGTTACTGTGGGTGGCCTTGAACGTCGATTCTGCCAGCAGTGTAGCAG GCTGCATGCCGTCTCTGAGTTTGATGAGAAGAAACGAAGCTGCCGTAAACGTCTTTCTCATCACAATGCTAGGCGCCGCAAGCCACAAGGAGTGTTTCCATTGAATCCAGAGAGGAATTGCA ATGGAAGACAGCATCCAAATATGTTGTGGAATGGGCTGTCCCTTAACACCGTCCCTGATGAAAAGTATGTATGGAGTCCCAGTTACGATACAAAGCCTACACAGATGGAAAGCGGCTTTACCTTGAGCTTCCAGAGAGGCCGTGGCCCTGAGGAGCACTTGTATGCTGGTAGCAGCCGCTCGTTCTCTACGTTTCAAACCTCTGGAGGGTTCTCTGCAGGGAGGTCCAACTCTCAACTTCCTGGCAAAG GTGTAGGTGAATACTGA
- the LOC103839050 gene encoding nuclear transport factor 2A, whose product MDPDAVAKAFVEHYYTTFDSNRGGLVSLYQEGSMLTFEGQKIQGSQNIVAKLTSLPFQQCKHNITTVDCQPSGPAAGMLVFVSGNLQLAGEQHALKFSQMFHLVSNQGNYYVFNDIFRLNYA is encoded by the exons ATGGATCCAGACGCAGTAGCGAAGGCTTTCGTGGAGCACTACTACACCACCTTCGATTCGAATCGTGGAGGATTGGTCTCTCTTTACCAAGAAGGATCCATGCTGACCTTCGAAGGGCAGAAGATCCAGGGCTCTCAGAACATCGTCGCCAAGCTCACCAGCCTTCCTTTCCAGCAGTGCAAGCACAACATCACCACCGTCGATTGCCAGCCCTCTGGTCCCGCCGCCGGCATGCTCGTCTTTGTCTCCGGTAATCTTCAGCTCGCGGGCGAACAGCACGCTCTCAAGTTCAGCCAG ATGTTCCATTTGGTATCGAATCAGGGAAACTACTACGTGTTCAACGACATATTCAGGTTGAACTATGCCTGA
- the LOC103839048 gene encoding stress-associated endoplasmic reticulum protein 2 isoform X1: MGVDIGLQTTSKRLADRKIEKFDKNITKRGFVPETTTKKGKDYPVGPILLGFFVFVVIGSSLFQIIRTATSGGMA; the protein is encoded by the exons ATGGGTGTTGATATTGGATTGCAGACAACTTCAAAGAGGCTCGCAGACAGGAAGATTGAGAAGTTTGACAAGAACATAACTAAAAGAGGTTTTGTTCCTGAGACCACCACCAAGAAGGGCAAGGATTACCCTGTTGGACCCATTCTCCTCGGCTTCTTTGTCTTCGTCGTCATTGGCTCAT CTCTCTTCCAGATCATCAGGACCGCAACTAGCGGAGGCATGGCATAA
- the LOC103839053 gene encoding agamous-like MADS-box protein AGL9 homolog isoform X1, giving the protein MGRGRVELKRIENKINRQVTFAKRRNGLLKKAYELSVLCDAEVALIIFSSRGKQYEFCSSSSMLRTLDRYQKCNYGAPEPNVPSREALAVELNSQQEYLKLKERYDALQRTQRNLLGEDLGPLSTKELESLERQLDSSLKQIRALRTQFMLDQLNDLQSKERMLAETNKTLRLRLADGYQMPLQLNPNPEDHHHVDYGRHQQHEHSHQAFFQPLECEPILQMGYQGQQDHGMGAGPSVNNYMLGWLPYDTNSI; this is encoded by the exons atgggAAGAGGGAGAGTGGAGTTGAAGAGGATAGAGAACAAGATCAATAGGCAAGTGACGTTTGCAAAGAGAAGGAATGGCCTTTTGAAGAAAGCATACGAGCTTTCCGTTCTATGTGATGCAGAGGTTGCTCTCATCATCTTCTCTAGTAGAGGAAAACAGTACGAGTTTTGCAGTAGTTCGAG CATGCTTCGGACTCTAGACAGGTACCAAAAGTGCAACTATGGAGCTCCAGAGCCCAATGTGCCTTCAAGAGAGGCCTTAGCAGTT GAACTTAATAGCCAGCAGGAGTATCTCAAGCTTAAGGAGCGTTACGATGCCTTACAGAGAACTCAGAG GAATCTATTGGGAGAAGATCTTGGACCTCTTAGTACAAAAGAGCTTGAGTCACTTGAGAGACAGCTTGATTCTTCTTTGAAGCAGATCAGAGCTCTCCGG ACACAGTTCATGCTAGACCAGCTCAATGATCTTCAGAGTAag GAACGCATGCTGGCTGAGACAAATAAAACTCTAAGGCTAAGG TTGGCCGATGGATATCAGATGCCACTCCAACTCAACCCGAACCCAGAAGATCATCACCATGTTGACTACGGTCGTCATCAACAACATGAACATTCTCATCAAGCTTTCTTCCAGCCTTTGGAATGCGAACCCATTCTTCAAATGGG CTATCAGGGGCAGCAAGATCATGGAATGGGAGCAGGACCAAGTGTGAATAATTACATGTTGGGTTGGTTACCTTATGATACCAACTCTATTTGA
- the LOC103839042 gene encoding squamosa promoter-binding-like protein 10 isoform X1 — protein sequence MDCNMTSPLWDWDHFLMSNPSKPDNDKRQPSSEWGIEKGEGIESIFPSFERVSSGGSTTGFSTNSSSPIFRHANLPSETSPGDSFSNIDFVQVKTSTAESDLCLKLGKQTYSEDFWGRSNNEVSAVSVKLLAPSVVARKKSKPYGQSSMQVPRCQVDGCELDLSSAKDYHRKHRVCETHSKCPKVTVGGLERRFCQQCSRLHAVSEFDEKKRSCRKRLSHHNARRRKPQGVFPLNPERNCNGRQHPNMLWNGLSLNTVPDEKYVWSPSYDTKPTQMESGFTLSFQRGRGPEEHLYAGSSRSFSTFQTSGGFSAGRSNSQLPGKAGVGEY from the exons ATGGACTGCAACATGACATCTCCGTTGTGGGACTGGGATCATTTCCTCATGTCCAACCCCTCAAAGCCTGACAATGACAAAAGACAGCCATCTTCTGAGTGGGGAATTGAGAAAGGTGAAGGAATTGAATCTATATTTCCCTCTTTCGAGAGAGTCAGTAGTGGCGGCTCTACCACCGGCTTCTCCACCAACTCATCATCTCCCATATTCAGACACGCCAACCTCCCATCAGAAACTTCCCCTGGAGATTCTTTCAGCAACATAGACTTTGTCCAGGTGAAGACATCCACAGCTGAATCAGACCTTTGTTTGAAACTTGGAAAGCAGACCTACTCTGAAGACTTTTGGGGTAGAAGCAACAATGAGGTTTCAGCCGTTTCTGTGAAGCTATTGGCTCCTTCTGTTGTTGCTCGGAAGAAATCCAAACCGTATGGTCAGAGCAGCATGCAAGTCCCTCGTTGCCAAGTTGATGGATGTGAACTGGATCTCTCATCTGCTAAGGATTATCACCGCAAGCATAGAGTCTGCGAAACCCATTCAAAGTGCCCAAAAGTTACTGTGGGTGGCCTTGAACGTCGATTCTGCCAGCAGTGTAGCAG GCTGCATGCCGTCTCTGAGTTTGATGAGAAGAAACGAAGCTGCCGTAAACGTCTTTCTCATCACAATGCTAGGCGCCGCAAGCCACAAGGAGTGTTTCCATTGAATCCAGAGAGGAATTGCA ATGGAAGACAGCATCCAAATATGTTGTGGAATGGGCTGTCCCTTAACACCGTCCCTGATGAAAAGTATGTATGGAGTCCCAGTTACGATACAAAGCCTACACAGATGGAAAGCGGCTTTACCTTGAGCTTCCAGAGAGGCCGTGGCCCTGAGGAGCACTTGTATGCTGGTAGCAGCCGCTCGTTCTCTACGTTTCAAACCTCTGGAGGGTTCTCTGCAGGGAGGTCCAACTCTCAACTTCCTGGCAAAG CAGGTGTAGGTGAATACTGA
- the LOC103839043 gene encoding CRIB domain-containing protein RIC2-like gives MKDRMQRCVVLPFSFGCSKQSSVAVADSTRQHKKPNQLIKNESEDNGFLVQKEDTKMDNNNANISDKIIRSFKSFSHFFICYEEEEREEREAEMEIGFPTDVKHLSHIGVDGTMTTFNVSSSSFPFAGLHLTAV, from the exons ATGAAAGATCGGATGCAGCGATGTGTGGTATTGCCGTTTTCGTTTGGGTGCTCGAAGCAATCTAGCGTCGCCGTGGCTGATTCTACACGTCAACACAAGAAACCAAACCAACTCATCAAAA ATGAAAGTGAGGATAATGGCTTCTTGGTTCAAAAAGAAGACACAAAGATGGATAACAACAATGCAAATATCTCAGACAAAATAATTCGAAGCTTCAAGAGTTTTTCTCACTTTTTCATTT GTTACGAAGAGGAGGAGAGGGAAGAAAGAGAAGCGGAGATGGAGATAGGGTTTCCAACGGACGTGAAGCACTTGAGCCACATTGGAGTTGATGGAACCATGACCACTTTCAATGTCTCATCCTCATCTTTTCCATTCGCCGGTCTCCATCTCACTGCCGTCTAA
- the LOC103839053 gene encoding agamous-like MADS-box protein AGL9 homolog isoform X2, translating to MGRGRVELKRIENKINRQVTFAKRRNGLLKKAYELSVLCDAEVALIIFSSRGKQYEFCSSSSMLRTLDRYQKCNYGAPEPNVPSREALAELNSQQEYLKLKERYDALQRTQRNLLGEDLGPLSTKELESLERQLDSSLKQIRALRTQFMLDQLNDLQSKERMLAETNKTLRLRLADGYQMPLQLNPNPEDHHHVDYGRHQQHEHSHQAFFQPLECEPILQMGYQGQQDHGMGAGPSVNNYMLGWLPYDTNSI from the exons atgggAAGAGGGAGAGTGGAGTTGAAGAGGATAGAGAACAAGATCAATAGGCAAGTGACGTTTGCAAAGAGAAGGAATGGCCTTTTGAAGAAAGCATACGAGCTTTCCGTTCTATGTGATGCAGAGGTTGCTCTCATCATCTTCTCTAGTAGAGGAAAACAGTACGAGTTTTGCAGTAGTTCGAG CATGCTTCGGACTCTAGACAGGTACCAAAAGTGCAACTATGGAGCTCCAGAGCCCAATGTGCCTTCAAGAGAGGCCTTAGCA GAACTTAATAGCCAGCAGGAGTATCTCAAGCTTAAGGAGCGTTACGATGCCTTACAGAGAACTCAGAG GAATCTATTGGGAGAAGATCTTGGACCTCTTAGTACAAAAGAGCTTGAGTCACTTGAGAGACAGCTTGATTCTTCTTTGAAGCAGATCAGAGCTCTCCGG ACACAGTTCATGCTAGACCAGCTCAATGATCTTCAGAGTAag GAACGCATGCTGGCTGAGACAAATAAAACTCTAAGGCTAAGG TTGGCCGATGGATATCAGATGCCACTCCAACTCAACCCGAACCCAGAAGATCATCACCATGTTGACTACGGTCGTCATCAACAACATGAACATTCTCATCAAGCTTTCTTCCAGCCTTTGGAATGCGAACCCATTCTTCAAATGGG CTATCAGGGGCAGCAAGATCATGGAATGGGAGCAGGACCAAGTGTGAATAATTACATGTTGGGTTGGTTACCTTATGATACCAACTCTATTTGA
- the LOC103839049 gene encoding uncharacterized protein LOC103839049 — MESSEDVEVLSRAIEKLLDEKRKREAAGDSFIEDEDDQLLLTRLISQLESPNSIQKTVVTAKDEEGESSPVSSPSKGKQEDKRRLEESIEEIAKDIKEVKRQNKVTHILLSALIILTLTWQLSEYSMIYMMKERLTHPIRSIGGMLSGVFKGKLLPIKNRLQGTSNDKEENNLHNGNGTNNGVHIQVPDLLREFGFDDDDQ, encoded by the exons ATGGAGTCGAGTGAGGACGTGGAGGTTCTGAGCAGAGCCATCGAAAAACTTCTTGatgagaagaggaagagagaagcTGCTGGTGACTCCTTCATCGAAGACGAGGACGACCAGCTTCTCCTCACTAGGCTTATATCCCAG TTGGAATCACCGAACTCAATCCAAAAGACAGTTGTGACTGccaaagatgaagaaggagaatcATCGCCAGTTTCTTCACCATCCAAAGGAAAACAAGAGGACAAGAGACGTTTGGAAGAGAGCATAGAAGAGATAGCTAAAGACATCAAGGAGGTGAAGAGGCAGAACAAAGTAACCCACATACTGCTCTCGGCTTTGATCATCCTGACACTGACTTGGCAGCTCTCTGAGTACTCAATGATTTACATGATGAAAGAGAGATTAACCCACCCAATCAGATCCATCGGAGGTATGCTTTCTGGGGTGTTCAAAGGTAAGTTACTTCCAATCAAGAACAGACTTCAAGGGACTTCAAACGACAAGGAGGAAAACAACCTTCACAATGGGAATGGAACAAACAATGGAGTTCATATCCAAGTGCCCGATCTGTTGCGAGAATTCGGTTTCGACGATGATGACCAATGA